Genomic DNA from Methanofollis sp.:
CTGGTGGCGGAGGATGGCGTCCTTCAGGATCTTGTTCCAGGCCGTGCCCAGGTGGATGTGGCCGGTGGTGTACGGCGGGCCGTCCACGAAGAAGAACTGTTTCCCTGAGCGCCTCAGGTCCTTTACCGCGTGGTAGGTATCGTTGGCCCGCCAGAATTCCCTGGCAGAGGCCTCGACAGCCTTCGCATCATAACTGCTGGTGACTTCCTTCACCTCTATCCCTCAACTCGCCCCGCGGGGCGTGATCATATCTGGTATGGTGGGTCCCCGCACCCAAAGTATTTTTTCAATGAGCATATCCCAGAACTCTCGTTCATTCCCCCCATCTCTACATGCAGGGATCGGGAGAGAATATCATGATCGGGTCGATATCTTCCTGAATTCCCTGAAGAATCGTGCGAAACCACCGCCTTCCCCCACCTCTTCGCCGGGGGACTGACGCCCCCGAACCCCCGAAACAGGATAGGGTCGGGGAAGAGAGATCCTGATGAAGGAGGTTGCCATCCACCCCCTATCGCAATGATGGGGGGATCGGGGGGTGAAACCCCCCGGACAAGACGCCAGAACAGGATTTTTCAGAACCGAATGTGAGCCCTTTCATCGGCGTGAATGAAGGTTCGGATCAGTTTTGGGATGACCTCAATGCATCCGTCACATCCTTCTCCCTGTCCGCCGATCTCTTCGTCATGCAGATCGCAGTCATCGGTACCGGGACTCCCTCGCCGGACGAGTCGGCCGCGGCGGAGACGGTCGGCGCCCTCCTTGCAGACCGCGGCGCCGTCCTCCTCTGCGGCGGCCTTGGCGGGGTGATGGAGGCGGCGTGCCGGGGTGCAAAGGCGCACGGCGGGGCGACCGTCGGGATCATCCCCGGCACAGAGGGGGAGAACCCGTACGTCGATATCGTCGTCAGGAGCAATATGGGCCAGGCGCGGAACGCCCTCATCGTCGCCTCTGTCGACGCCGTCATCGCGGTCGGCGGCGGTTACGGCACCCTCTCGGAGATCGCCCTTGCACTGAAGATGAAAAAAGAGGTCTTCGGGGTGGGCACCTGGACGATCGAGGGCGTCGTCCCCTGCGCCGCACCCGACGAGGCGGTACTCAGGGCAGTCTCCGCCGCACGCCGGTCTCGGTCGTCCTGTAGCCGCCCATCCCCTGAAGGATCGTCTTGAAGGTCTCCGAGGAGACCGCGTCCTCGATCGCCGCCACCCGCGGGTCGTCGAGGGCGTCGGCGTGCATCACCAGTTCGTAACGCTCCGTCGCCACCGGCGTGAAGGTGAGGCCGAGGGCCTTTGCCGCGGAGTACACCCCCATGCCGCAGTCGGCCTCGCCCGA
This window encodes:
- a CDS encoding TIGR00725 family protein, translating into MQIAVIGTGTPSPDESAAAETVGALLADRGAVLLCGGLGGVMEAACRGAKAHGGATVGIIPGTEGENPYVDIVVRSNMGQARNALIVASVDAVIAVGGGYGTLSEIALALKMKKEVFGVGTWTIEGVVPCAAPDEAVLRAVSAARRSRSSCSRPSPEGSS